Proteins co-encoded in one Nothobranchius furzeri strain GRZ-AD chromosome 4, NfurGRZ-RIMD1, whole genome shotgun sequence genomic window:
- the LOC107388630 gene encoding DNA-binding protein RFX7: MADDQQQQPGQKPASGLGSLPALVPGLQGPEANALQFKIKNSICKSVQSKVDSILQDVEKFTDIEKLYLYLKLPSGPSSGNDKSDQSSMSSSRTQQMYAFNWIRNHLEEHPETSLPKQEVYDEYKSYCDNLGYNPLSAADFGKIMKNVFPNMKARRLGMRGKSKYCYSGLRKKAFVHMPSLPNLDLQKSGDGCELMESSGQSPSAEDEMRSAACGLVCEWAQKVLSRQFDNVEDLARFLLNSHYIGTKSMAALTVMTGTPTGMKTPTPASAFVPTAEANSFQPQVKTLPSPSVDAKQQLQRKIHKKQQEQKLHSPLPTEAQVKRTEASTPGPTIPCGSPALLSPQPTIGIVVAAVPSPVTVQRSRQLMTSPSPVGTAEGKVLPVNFQVVTQTLKQSPKTPQNVPASPVGDRLARHGTRYAQILPKPSATSAITLRSPPTLLITNSPIKTVMPTPHVSSVNVVKMTAIALAPNSSSTTVRPASAGVSVMAASDDSQQMQSGNLATPQSPAIRPNTAASTLILSADTKGLSEPGSDNSSAEKLIGGAKEDRVAKFRAASEPSFLIKCSPGQEKGVRMKGDSTPTSVAGILDSNNSNCHDSTLYLTVDNQNSNGNTSSNGSSAVTPTSKDPCLDSKSPRKRAAVESHAIPVKRVFISQQPLAVVDNPKPGVSAAMKRVPRPGTPARPESAPCKGTAKHTPTGPTQILALTDAPLTHTEGTQTVVKQQDLGLKHKDPSISIDTTVGLAESNTSDQALLQQITGDPRAIPANSGPHEASVSELKSTIWEMQQIPAEHKQASSDQLSMITQPSEASGQLTLTQEMVDFAGSQPNMDYFPFNDDDMTQDSIVEELVQMEEQMKLKGLFGNCVDVSLQGQSTNSQSSILSAHQASSTFYHSAHSSTTPVQTPTPTPTPTPTPTPTSEMTLTHTLTRESPCSRMAPITPVDGAMGRHTPISTPLSNCSSSVPPSPVECRNPFAFTPINSSITGYHDASIVSSSPVKPMQRPMATHPDKAKLEWINNRYNSTAAGPLSNHSIGILPSYQDLVDDQFRKPHAFAIPGQSFQSQSRPDAAHFGRLTPISPVQQQVTGVTTPTKQESFAVPAPLDNKASTSSTSSTFRCRSVSPAVRQRNSSGNTGPPTTTTSTATTARAVISPFNSPITSEVLSILSNSQAVSSVHSMVQRSQSVPLTIMMQSEMLPVQGQSNASKITNVLLSKMEADGDESVRGLGINNLPSNYTARMNLTQILETTPSFAGGTAHQAQLPVSSSPAAFELQQHGFLTTGSGEQVSFSAGDNQAQVGPGEQDQQQQLQEDPVQTQPQLLLQSTQQQEVEDEQQQIDFNNTVKDLLGEDSLNPSSQLVGQVASELNAVASDFSNDIRLTSDLSSSITDLNTLDPNLLFDPNQQQEQYEDSTLEELKNDPLFQQICSDTVNSGFDWLESKDQPTTVEMLG, translated from the exons ATGGCTGATGATCAACAACAACAACCTGGTCAGAAGCCTGCCTCGGGATTAGGCTCTCTTCCAGCGCTGGTGCCAGGACTACAAGGGCCCGAGGCTAACGCGCTACAGTTCAAAATAAAGAATTCAATTTG CAAATCTGTACAATCAAAAGTGGACAGCATATTG caagatGTTGAGAAGTTTACAGACATCGAAAAACTCTACCTCTACCTTAAGTTGCCTTCTGGTCCCAGCAGTGGCAATGATAAAAG TGATCAGAGTTCCATGTCGTCAAGCCGTACTCAACAGATGTATGCATTCAACTGGATACGCAATCACCTAGAAGAGCACCCAGAGACGTCCCTCCCAAAGCAAGAGGTGTATGATGAATACAA GAGCTACTGTGACAATCTTGGCTACAATCCTCTGAGTGCTGCAGACTTTGGGAAGATCATGAAGAATGTTTTTCCCAACATGAAGGCACGCCGTCTGGGCATGAGGGGCAAATCCAA GTACTGTTACAGCGGGTTAAGAAAGAAAGCTTTTGTTCACATGCCATCCTTACCCAACCTGGATCTGCAGAAGTCTGGTGATGGG TGTGAGCTGATGGAGTCGTCGGGCCAGTCTCCGAGCGCTGAGGATGAAATGAGATCTGCAGCGTGTGGACTGGTGTGTGAGTGGGCTCAAAAGGTCCTGAGTCGTCAGTTTGACAACGTGGAGGACCTGGCTCGCTTCCTGCTCAATAGTCACTACATTGGTACAAAGTCCATGGCTGCACTTACTGTTATGACTGGAACACCCACAG GAATGAAGACCCCGACTCCAGCCTCTGCCTTCGTGCCCACGGCTGAGGCAAACTCATTCCAGCCCCAGGTGAAGACCCTGCCCTCTCCCTCTGTTGATGCAAAGCAGCAGTTGCAACGTAAAATCCATAAAAAGCAGCAGGAGCAGAAGCTCCACTCCCCCCTGCCTACAGAGGCCCAGGTGAAGCGAACTGAGGCCAGTACCCCCGGACCCACCATCCCTTGCGGCAGCCCTGCTCTGCTCTCCCCTCAGCCCACCATAGGAATTGTTGTAGCAGCTGTTCCCAGCCCAGTCACG GTACAGAGGAGCAGGCAGTTGATGACCTCCCCTAGCCCTGTAGGGACAGCAGAAGGAAAAGTGTTGCCTGTGAATTTCCAAGTTGTCACTCAGACTCTCAAACAGTCTCCTAAAACCCCCCAGAATGTTCCAGCCAGTCCTGTAGGAGACCGGCTTGCCCGACACGGAACGCGGTACGCCCAGATACTGCCCAAGCCCTCTGCCACTAGTGCCATCACGCTGCGCTCTCCCCCCACTCTGCTCATCACCAACAGCCCCATAAAAACCGTGATGCCCACTCCCCACGTCAGCTCGGTAAACGTTGTGAAGATGACGGCCATCGCTCTGGCTCCCAACAGCAGCAGCACAACTGTGCGACCAGCCTCAGCCGGCGTGAGTGTTATGGCTGCTTCAGATGATTCCCAGCAGATGCAAAGTGGAAATTTAGCCACCCCTCAGTCTCCTGCTATCAGACCCAACACAGCAGCATCCACCCTGATCCTCTCTGCAGACACCAAAGGGTTGTCTGAACCTGGAAGTGACAACTCTAGTGCAGAGAAACTTATCGGTGGCGCCAAAGAGGACAGAGTGGCCAAGTTCAGGGCTGCAAGTGAGCCAAGCTTCCTTATCAAGTGTTCTCCAGGACAAGAAAAGGGGGTGAGAATGAAAGGTGACTCAACTCCCACCTCTGTAGCTGGGATTCTGGACAGCAATAACAGTAACTGCCATGACAGTACTTTGTACTTGACTGTTGATAATCAGAACTCCAATGGCAACACATCGTCTAATGGCTCGTCTGCTGTTACCCCAACATCCAAGGATCCCTGCTTGGATTCCAAGAGCCCCAGGAAGCGTGCAGCTGTTGAGTCCCACGCCATCCCTGTTAAGAGGGTGTTTATCTCCCAGCAACCACTTGCTGTCGTTGACAATCCCAAACCTGGGGTCAGTGCTGCAATGAAGAGGGTTCCCAGACCAGGAACTCCTGCCAGACCAGAGAGTGCCCCCTGCAAAGGGACTGCGAAACACACACCAACAGGGCCCACACAGATCCTTGCACTTACGGACGCgcctctcacacacacagaagGAACGCAAACGGTCgtgaaacagcaggatttggggtTGAAACACAAAGACCCTTCCATCAGCATCGATACCACCGTTGGACTAGCCGAAAGCAACACGTCTGATCAGGCACTTCTGCAGCAGATCACCGGAGACCCTCGTGCGATACCAGCCAACTCAGGACCACACGAAGCCTCTGTGAGCGAGTTAAAGAGCACAATATGGGAGATGCAGCAAATACCAGCAGAACACAAGCAAGCCTCCTCCGACCAGCTATCCATGATAACTCAACCTTCTGAGGCCTCAGGCCAGCTCACTCTCACGCAGGAGATGGTGGACTTTGCAGGATCTCAGCCCAACATGGACTATTTCCCCTTCAACGATGATGACATGACCCAGGACAGCATAGTGGAGGAACTGGTTCAAATGGAGGAGCAGATGAAGCTGAAGGGTCTGTTTGGTAATTGCGTTGACGTGTCCCTCCAGGGTCAGTCAACTAACAGTCAGAGCTCCATCCTCAGTGCTCATCAAGCCAGTTCTACCTTTTACCACTCTGCCCACAGCAGCACCACACCTGTTCAAACCCCCACGCCGACACCAACACCAACCCCAACACCCACGCCCACTTCAGAAATGACGCTCACGCACACCCTGACGAGGGAGAGCCCTTGCTCTCGCATGGCCCCCATCACACCTGTGGATGGAGCCATGGGTCGTCACACCCCCATCAGTACACCGCtgtcaaactgcagcagcagcgtGCCCCCGAGCCCAGTGGAGTGCAGGAACCCTTTTGCTTTCACACCCATTAACTCCAGCATCACGGGGTATCATGATGCCAGTATTGTTTCCAGTAGTCCCGTTAAACCCATGCAGAGGCCCATGGCTACACATCCTGACAAGGCCAAGCTGGAGTGGATCAACAACCGCTACAACAGCACCGCCGCTGGTCCTTTGTCCAACCATAGCATAGGCATTCTACCAAGCTACCAGGACCTGGTAGACGATCAGTTTCGTAAACCTCATGCGTTTGCGATTCCTGGCCAGTCCTTTCAGTCTCAGTCGAGGCCGGATGCTGCTCACTTCGGCCGATTGACGCCCATTTCTCCAGTTCAGCAGCAGGTAACAGGTGTAACCACTCCCACCAAACAAGAGAGTTTCGCTGTGCCGGCGCCGTTGGATAACAAGGCTTCAACCTCATCCACATCCAGTACCTTTCGTTGCCGCAGCGTTAGCCCTGCCGTACGGCAGAGGAACTCCAGTGGCAACACcggtcctccgaccaccaccacaaGCACTGCAACAACAGCTAGAGCTGTGATCTCACCCTTTAACTCCCCCATCACTTCTGAAGTGCTCAGTATACTGTCCAACAGCCAGGCAGTCAGCTCCGTCCACAGCATGGTGCAGCGTAGTCAGTCTGTACCGCTGACCATCATGATGCAGAGTGAGATGCTGCCTGTGCAAGGTCAGAGTAACGCATCTAAGATCACTAATGTTCTGCTCAGCAAGATGGAAGCTGATGGAGACGAATCTGTTCGCGGCCTGGGCATCAACAACCTCCCCTCCAACTACACGGCCCGCATGAACCTCACTCAGATCCTGGAGACCACGCCAAGCTTCGCAGGCGGAACAGCTCACCAAGCTCAGCTGCCTGTCAGCTCCAGCCCTGCTGCCTTTGAGCTCCAGCAGCACGGCTTCCTCACCACTGGCAGTGGAGAGCAGGTGAGCTTTTCTGCTGGGGACAACCAAGCACAAGTAGGTCCTGGGGAGCaagaccagcagcagcagctccaagaGGATCCTGTGCAGACACAaccacagctcctcctccagagcACACAGCAGCAGGAGGTGGAGGATGAGCAGCAGCAGATTGATTTCAACAACACTGTCAAAGACTTGCTGGGGGAGGACAGCCTCAACCCCAGTTCCCAGTTGGTTGGTCAGGTAGCTTCAGAGCTCAACGCTGTGGCCTCTGACTTCTCAAATGACATCAGACTGACCTCAGATCTGTCCAGTAGCATCACTGACCTTAACACATTGGACCCCAACTTGCTATTTGATCCCAACCAGCAGCAGGAACAATATGAAGACTCGACACTGGAAGAACTGAAGAACGACCCGCTTTTTCAGCAGATATGCAGTGATACTGTGAACTCTGGTTTCGACTGGCTAGAGAGCAAAGACCAGCCTACCACAGTAGAGATGCTGGGTTAA